One genomic segment of Desmodus rotundus isolate HL8 chromosome 5, HLdesRot8A.1, whole genome shotgun sequence includes these proteins:
- the IL36RN gene encoding interleukin-36 receptor antagonist protein — protein MVLSGALCFRMKDAALKVLYVHNNQLLAGGMHAGKVMKGEEISVVPNRFLDVNLSPVILGVQGGSQCLSCGTGQEPTLKLEPVDIMELYCSQKESKSFTFYRRDTGLTSSFESAAFPGWFLCTVPEADQPLRLTQLQGDDTGDNPITDFYFQQCD, from the exons ATGGTTCTGAGCGGGGCCCTGTGCTTCCG AATGAAGGATGCAGCGTTGAAGGTACTTTATGTGCACAATAACCAGCTTCTGGCCGGTGGGATGCATGCAGGGAAGGTCATGAAAG GCGAGGAGATCAGTGTTGTCCCCAATCGGTTTCTGGATGTGAACCTTTCTCCAGTCATCCTGGGCGTCCAGGGAGGGAGTCAGTGCCTGTCGTGTGGGACAGGGCAGGAACCAACTCTGAAACTAGAG CCAGTGGACATTATGGAGCTCTACTGCAGCCAAAAGGAATCCAAGAGCTTCACCTTCTACAGGCGAGACACGGGGCTTACCTCTAGCTTCGAGTCGGCTGCCTTCCCAGGCTGGTTCCTCTGCACTGTGCCCGAAGCCGACCAGCCTCTCAGACTCACCCAGCTCCAGGGGGACGACACTGGGGACAACCctatcacggacttctacttccagCAATGTGACTAG